A section of the Hevea brasiliensis isolate MT/VB/25A 57/8 chromosome 17, ASM3005281v1, whole genome shotgun sequence genome encodes:
- the LOC131175306 gene encoding mitogen-activated protein kinase kinase kinase 17-like produces MDWVRGKCLGKRSYGSIFLAIPTNIISPPLAVKSALIIDSFSLQKELKILLSLFGSEGFIQCYRDCLSHENGMTIYNLLLEYAPGGSLVDLINKYERKILKCDVRLYTQTILKELSSIHNNRYVHCDLKPTNILVFLFDQQELSQLKITDFGLAKEPDEDDSRKFFYQYTFRGTPLYMSLEFVKLIEISPALNI; encoded by the coding sequence ATGGACTGGGTTCGTGGGAAGTGCTTGGGGAAAAGATCCTACGGCTCTATCTTCTTGGCCATACCGACCAACATTATTTCCCCTCCTCTTGCTGTGAAGTCTGCGCTGATAATAGATTCTTTCTCTctgcagaaagaattgaagattTTGCTTAGTCTTTTTGGCTCTGAAGGATTTATTCAATGCTATAGAGACTGTTTGAGTCATGAGAATGGTATGACAATTTATAACTTACTACTGGAATATGCTCCTGGTGGTAGCCTTGTAGACTTGATAAACAAATATGAGAGAAAAATACTTAAATGTGATGTGAGGTTATACACTCAGACGATTCTTAAAGAGTTATCATCCATACATAATAATAGATATGTTCATTGTGATCTTAAGCCTACCAATAtccttgttttcctttttgatcaACAAGAATTAAGCCAACTCAAGATTACAGATTTTGGCTTAGCAAAAGAGCCTGATGAAGACGATTCAAGGAAATTCTTTTACCAGTACACTTTCCGTGGAACTCCCTTGTACATGTCTCTTGAATTTGTAAAGCTTATTGAGATATCACCAGCTTTAAATATTTGA